In one Aphelocoma coerulescens isolate FSJ_1873_10779 chromosome 20, UR_Acoe_1.0, whole genome shotgun sequence genomic region, the following are encoded:
- the CASS4 gene encoding cas scaffolding protein family member 4: MTAMDAKPRSSTTAQHSLAKALYDNKAECSDELAFRRGDILTVLERHVLGSEGWWRCSLHGRHGLAPANRLQLLPATPAQSDQPTEPPAGHNIYQVPSVPKATVLSATYEKMEGWVQAPARGSAAAAQAVYQVPALAAQLLSERTKRAVHQHLFTLPRACRASAPNIRGEVYDVPSAQRRGSLLTQSGATPPSTQKGSVLGRSTESFQEEQKQLYNIPSNPEKAGAGSQKDSAAGNLYDVPPKRELNDSENKSQKKCRGHYNTLPNPRKSEWIYDIPVSPENSGFKANPPGQSVEKQVLYDIPPARYKAPATTTEAKAGNPQLYDIPPSQRKLTLPEIPLYDVPSSRDALLLPQNGSCEVPLSLLAPKAENQISGENVYDIPKGLPSAGHPKKEMENNSDGSGDQAHGASPQLSGDTKSENDPFCVSSVDSRSSTLSSSSSSSAELFSTLSPLPEPVEEIKLELEAAIETLTRLQHGVSSSIASLMIFVSSKWRLQEHLEKSLEEIHRAVDHIKVSLGEFLAFAQALKGNASNLTDNNLQARIKKQLEILMNSYKILTETREALNNCSWSLEALVLRKPQNNPDDLDRFVMVARTIPDDIKRFVSIIIANGKLLFRKSAKEQETKQPKVNPECKMAKQIPVPRRVEIESLQRNAPDKTVQSQAPLEKPEENCTEDCDYVQLQVLPCAKKTLNPSRQDLGRKIPLPEHCRLCFAALHKAIGVFTTSLRNQQPPEIFISHSKLIIMVGQKLVDSLCQETQERDARSDVLHSSSRFCSLLKNLALATKTAALKYPNAEATRELWEQAEELAKYIQQFRAMMD; the protein is encoded by the exons ATGACAGCAATGGATGCAAAGCCAAGGAGCAGCACAACTGCACAG cacagcctggccaaGGCGCTGTACGACAACAAGGCCGAGTGCTCGGACGAGCTGGCGTTCCGCAGGGGGGACATCCTGACGGTGCTGGAGCGGCACGTGCTGGGCAGCGAGGGCTGGTGGCGGTGCTCCCTGCACGGCCGCCACGGCCTGGCCCCCGCCAACcgcctgcagctcctgccggCCACCCCGGCCCAGAGTGACCAGCCCACGGAGCCGCCAGCCGGACACAACATCTACCAGGTGCCCTCCGTGCCCAAGGCCACGGTGCTGTCGGCCACCTACGAGAAGATGGAGGGCTGGGTGCAGGCCCCGGCCAGGGGCTCGGCCGCTGCGGCCCAGGCCGTGTACCAGGTGCCGGCCCTGGCGGCGCAGCTGCTCAGCGAGAGGACCAAGCGCGCCGTACACCAG CACCTGTTCACTCTGCCGAGAGCCTGCCGGGCTTCAGCCCCAAACATCAGGGGTGAGGTGTACGATGTCCCCTCCGCACAGCGCCGCGGCTCCCTGCTCACACAG AGCGGTGCCACTCCCCCCAGCACACAGAAGGGCTCCGTGCTGGGCAGATCCACTGAGAGCTTCCAGGAGGAGCAGAAGCAGCTTTACAACATCCCATCCAACCCAGAaaaagcaggagctggcagccagAAGGACTCAGCAGCAGGCAAT TTATATGATGTCCCTCCCAAAAGAGAACTCAATGACTCAGAAAATAAATCTCAGAAAAAGTGCCGGGGCCATTACAACACTTTGCCAAACCCTCGGAAGTCTGAATGGATCTACGATATTCCGGTATCCCCTGAAAATTCCGGATTCAAAGCAAACCCTCCTGGCCAGTCTGTGGAGAAGCAGGTGCTGTATGACATACCCCCAGCCAGGTACAAGGCTCCAGCCACAACCACGGAAGCCAAGGCTGGAAATCCACAGTTATACGACATTCCACCGAGCCAGCGGAAATTAACCCTTCCAGAAATCCCCCTTTACGACGTTCCATCCTCACGGGATGCGCTCCTCTTGCCACAGAACGGCAGCTGTGAGGTGCCCCTGAGTCTCCTGGCCCCCAAGGCTGAGAATCAGATCTCTGGGGAGAATGTTTATGACATTCCCAAAGGTTTGCCCAGCGCTGGGCACCCCAAGAAAGAGATGGAAAACAACAGCGATGGCTCTGGAGACCAAGCACACGGCGCTTCTCCACAGCTCTCTGGGGACACCAAGTCAGAAAATGACCCTTTTTGTGTCTCTAGTGTGGACAGCAGAAGCAGCACTCTCTCCTCATCCTCCAGCTCTTCTGCTGAGTTGTTTTCTACTCTGTCACCATTGCCAGAGCCTGTCGAAGAAATTAAACTGGAGCTGGAAGCAGCCATCGAGACCCTGACTCGGCTGCAGCACGGCGTGTCCAGCTCCATTGCCAGCTTAATGATCTTTGTGAGCAGCAAGTGGAGGTTGCAGGAGCACCTGGAGAAAAGCCTGGAGGAGATCCACAGAGCAGTGGACCACATAAAGGTGTCACTGGGAGAGTTCCTGGCCTTCGCTCAAGCCCTGAAGGGAAATGCCTCCAACCTCACTGATAACAACCTGCAGGCCAGGATTAAAAAACAGCTTGAAATCCTCATGAACTCCTACAAAATATTGACAGAAACAAGGGAAGCTCTCAACAACTGCAGCTGGTCCCTGGAGGCTTTGGTGCTCAGGAAGCCCCAGAACAACCCTGATGACCTGGATCGCTTCGTTATGGTGGCCCGGACAATTCCAGACGATATCAAGAGGTTTGTGTCCATCATCATCGCCAACGGGAAGCTGCTCTTCAGGAAGAGTGCGAAGGAGCAAGAAACGAAGCAACCAAAAGTGAACCCAGAATGCAAAATGGCAAAACAAATCCCAGTGCCAAGAAGAGTAGAAATAGAGTCACTCCAGAGAAATGCTCCTGATAAAACCGTTCAAAGCCAGGCCCCTTTGGAGAAACCAGAAGAAAATTGCACCGAGGATTGTGATTATGTCCAGTTACAG GTTTTGCCATGTGCAAAAAAGACTCTGAATCCCAGCAGGCAGGACCTTGGCAGGAAAATCCCCCTCCCAGAGCACTGCAGGCTGTGCTTCGCTGCCCTGCACAAGGCCATCGGGGTGTTCACCACCAGCCTCCGCAACCAGCAGCCCCCCGAAATCTTCATCTCCCACAGCAAACTCATCATCATGGTGGGGCAGAAGCTGGTGGATTCTCTGTGCCAGGAGACCCAGGAGAGGGATGCCCGCAGCGACgtcctgcacagcagcagccgCTTCTGCAGCCTCCTCAAGAACCTGGCCCTGGCCACCAAAACCGCAGCCCTCAAATATCCCAACGCAGAGGCCACCAgggagctgtgggagcaggCGGAGGAGCTGGCCAAGTACATCCAGCAGTTCAGAGCCATGATGGACTGA
- the CSTF1 gene encoding cleavage stimulation factor subunit 1 produces MSGRRVAAACDRRQLPRGMGSMAAPLLDPRPLRLPFLEADSRLPSMCGRSMQQPSRRSVLRARPPPPLPPPPLDALRAPAAILGAERGRQKEGSAPPRQSLLTMYRTKVSLKDRQQLYKLIISQLLYDGYINIANGLINEIKPQSVCAPSEQLLHLIKLGMENDDSAVQYAIGRSDTVAPGTGIDLEFDADVQTMSPEASEYETCYVTSHKGPCRVATYSRDGQLIATGSADASIKILDTERMLAKSAMPIEVMMNETAQQNMENHPVIRTLYDHVDEVTCLAFHPTEQILASGSRDYTLKLFDYSKPSAKRAFKYIQEAEMLRSISFHPSGDFILVGTQHPTLRLYDINTFQCFVSCNPQDQHTDAICSVSYNASANMYVTGSKDGCIKLWDGVSNRCITTFEKAHDGAEVCSAIFSKNSKYILSSGKDSVAKLWEISTGRTLVKYTGAGLSGRQVHRTQAVFNHTEDYVLLPDERTISLCCWDSRTAERRNLLSLGHNSIVRCIVHSPTNPGFMTCSDDYRARFWYRRSTTD; encoded by the exons ATGTCGGGTCGCCGTGTCGCTGCAGCGTGTGACAGACGACAGCTGCCCCGGGGCATGGGGAGCATGGCAGCCCCGCTGCTCGACCCGCGCCCGCTCCGGCTGCCCTTTCTCGAGGCTGAC agCCGCCTCCCATCGATGTGCGGGCGCTCGATGCAGCAGCCTTCGCGGAGGAGCGTCCTGCgggcccggccgcccccgccgctgccgccgccgccgctcgaTGCGCTCCGCGCTCCCGCCGCCATCTTAGGGGCAGAGCGCGGGCGGCAGAAGGAAGGCTCG GCCCCCCCAAGGCAGTCCCTGCTCACAATGTATAGGACAAAAGTCAGTTTGAAAGACCGTCAGCAACTTTACAAACTGATAATTAGTCAGCTGCTCTATGATGGATACATCAACATTGCCAATGGCTTGATAAATGAGATCAAACCACAGTCTGTCTGTGCACCCTCTGAACAACTGCTGCACCTAATTAAGTTAG gcATGGAGAACGATGACAGCGCTGTCCAGTACGCCATCGGCCGCTCGGACACCGTGGCACCGGGCACCGGCATCGACCTGGAGTTCGACGCCGACGTGCAGACCATGTCCCCCGAGGCGTCCGAGTACGAGACCTGCTACGTGACATCCCACAAAGGGCCCTGCCGGGTGGCCACCTACAGCAGGGATGGACAGTTAATAGCCACAGGGTCAGCGGATGCCTCCATCAAAATCCTGGACACCGAGAGGATGCTGGCCAAGAGTGCCATGCCCATTGAG GTCATGATGAATGAGACAGCCCAGCAGAACATGGAAAACCACCCGGTGATCCGGACTCTGTACGATCACGTGGATGAAGTGACGTGTTTGGCTTTCCATCCAACAGAACAGATCCTGGCATCTGGGTCGAGGGACTACACACTTAAATTGTTTGATTATTCAAAACCTTCTGCTAAAAGAGCCTTCAAATATATCCAG GAAGCAGAGATGTTACGCTCCATTTCTTTCCACCCTTCTGGGGATTTCATCCTGGTGGGGACCCAGCACCCAACATTACGCCTGTATGACATCAACACCTTCCAGTGCTTCGTGTCCTGCAACCCCCAGGACCAGCACACGGACGCCATCTGCTCCGTCAGCTACAACGCCAGCGCCAACATGTACGTGACGGGCAGCAAGGACGGCTGCATCAAACTCTGGGATGGGGTCTCCAACCGCTGCATCACCACCTTTGAGAAGGCACACGATGGAGCTGAAGTCTGCTCTGCCATTTTTTCCAAAAATTCCAAGTATATCTTGTCCAGTGGGAAAGACTCTGTAGCTAAGCTCTGGGAGATATCCACTGGTCGGACGCTGGTGAAGTACACAG GTGCTGGCTTGAGTGGCCGCCAAGTACACAGGACTCAGGCTGTGTTCAACCACACAGAAGATTACGTGCTGCTCCCAGATGAAAGGACCATaagtctgtgctgctgggattccaGAACTGCCGAGCGCAGGAACCTCCTGTCCCTGGGGCACAACAGCATCGTGCGCTGCATCGTGCACTCGCCCACCAACCCCGGCTTCATGACCTGCAGTGACGACTACAGGGCCAGGTTCTGGTACAGGAGGTCCACGACAGACTGA
- the AURKA gene encoding aurora kinase A, producing MDRNMKENHAAYPSRAAKVANPIGDGPKRVPVSQHSAQSRLLTSGAPAQRVLCPANFVRRVPVQSQKPVLSTQKLSSNQTVQQLRPKLPQQAPVRPQAASKSSEKPPQAAGPAKIPEAESTSEQKTEEPAKKKTEEPKKKSEETKKRQWSLDDFEIGRPLGKGKFGNVYLAREKQSKFILALKVLFKTQLEEAGVEHQLRREVEIQSHLRHPNILRLYGYFHDVTRVYLILEHAPRGEVYRELQKLTKFDEPRTATYITELADALSYCHSKSVIHRDIKPENLLLGSNGELKIADFGWSVHAPSSRRTTLCGTLDYLPPEMIEGRTHDEKVDVWSLGVLCYEFLVGKPPFEAATYQETYRAISRVEFKFPPFVTEGARDLISKLLKHNPFHRLPLKDVLLHPWIIANSTKIPSSKKSDGAAPSKT from the exons ATGGACAGGAACATGAAAGAGAACCATGCCGCGTACCCCAGCCGCGCTGCCAAG GTTGCAAATCCCATTGGGGATGGCCCCAaacgtgtccctgtgtcccagcattCAGCCCAGAGCCGGTTACTGACCAGTGGAGCTCCAGCACAACGTGTTCTGTGTCCTGCAAACTTTGTCCGGCGAGTTCCTGTACAATCCCAAAAACCTGTACTGTCAACCCAAAAACTGTCCAGTAACCAAACAGTGCAGCAGCTCCGACCCAAACTGCCCCAGCAAGCCCCTGTGAGGCCTCAGGCTGCAAGCAAGAGTAGTGAAAAAcctccccaggctgcaggaCCTG CAAAAATCCCTGAAGCTGAGAGCACCTCTGAACAGAAAACTGAAGAGCCTGCTAAGAAGAAAACTGAAGAGcctaaaaagaaaagtgaagagACTAAAAA AAGGCAATGGTCTCTTGATGATTTTGAAATTGGTCGTCCTCTGGGGaaaggaaaatttgggaatgTGTACCTGGCGCgtgaaaaacagagcaaattTATTCTTGCACTGAAAGTGCTCTTTAAAACCCAACTCGAGGAAGCTGGCGTAGAACATCAACTACGAAGAGAAGTGGAAATACAGTCTCATCTTAG GCACCCCAACATTCTCAGATTATATGGCTACTTCCATGATGTGACAAGAGTCTACCTGATCCTGGAGCATGCACCTCGTGGAGAAGTCTACAGGGAACTTCAGAAGCTCACCAAGTTTGATGAGCCAAGAACTGCTACT TACATCACAGAACTTGCAGATGCCCTCTCGTACTGTCACTCCAAGAGTGTGATCCACAGagacatcaagccagagaaccTGCTGCTTGGATCAAATGGAGAGTTAAAAATTGCTGACTTTGGGTGGTCTGTGCATGCTCCATCTTCTAG gagaacaACTCTCTGTGGGACACTTGACTACCTGCCTCCTGAAATGATTGAGGGAAGAACACATGATGAAAAGGTGGATGTTTGGAGCCTTGGAGTTCTGTGCTATGAATTCCTTGTAGGGAAACCACCTTTTGAAGCAGCAACCTATCAGGAAACCTACAGAGCTATTTCCAGG GTGGAATTCAAGTTTCCTCCATTTGTAACAGAAGGTGCAAGGGATTTAATTTCCAAGCTCCTGAAGCATAACCCCTTCCATCGCCTGCCCCTGAAGGATgtccttctccatccctggatcATAGCAAACTCTACCAAGATTCCCAGCAGCAAGAAGAGTGATGGTGCTGCCCCATCCAAAACATAG
- the FAM210B gene encoding protein FAM210B, mitochondrial has protein sequence MYRLCRLSPLLSPLLAPVPPRCAPRPAWAALPPGPGPRRAAAKDAREPLKKTATDPSAENKKLNKSQQLKQVFKEYGAVGVSFHVGISLVSLGIFYLAVSSGVDMSAVLLKLGFTEASLQSRMAAGTSTFVLAYAVHKLFAPVRISITVVSVPFLVRYCRKVGFFKPPASNP, from the exons ATGTATCGCCTGTGCCGCCTGTCCCCGCTGCTGTCCCCGCTGCTGGCCCCCGTCCCCCCGCGctgcgccccccgccccgcctgggccgcgctcccgccggggccgggcccgcgccgcgccgccgccaaG gATGCACGTGAACCCCTCAAAAAGACAGCCACTGATCCCAGTGCTGAAAACAAGAAACTCAacaaatcccagcagctgaaACAAGTTTTTAAAGAATATGGTGCTGTAGGAGTTTCCTTCCATGTTGGAATTTCATTAGTATCTCTGGGAATCTTCTACTTGGCTGTGTCAAG CGGTGTGGACATGAGCGCAGTTCTGCTCAAGCTGGGCTTCACGGAGGCCTCGCTGCAGTCCCGGATGGCAGCTGGCACCAGCACCTTCGTGCTGGCCTATGCTGTGCACAAGCTCTTTGCCCCAGTGCGCATCAGCATCACCGTGGTGTCCGTGCCCTTCCTCGTCCGCTACTGCCGCAAGGTCGGCTTCTTCAAACCCCCTGCCTCCAACCCCTGA